TAACCACCACCAGAAGGGCAATAACTGACATACTTACCCAGCGAAATCTGGCACTTTCCACAGCGGCCTCCGTTAGTATAAATTCAAACCGGATACTCTATAATAACTCTTTCAAATGCCGAAATGTTAAAACGCCGGAAAATAATTTCCCGGCAGTACTCAAAACTTACTCTCTGGAAATAAAACAGGGGGCTGTTCTTCAGCCCCCACCCCCCCGCTCCTGCGGTATTTTGCAGATTGTCACACTGACTTTTTAAAATACACCTCGACTGCATCTGCAATAAAAGCGGCCAGTCCGGGATGGATTTTGTCAAAAAAGGCCCTGAACTCAGGGTCATCCCGGTAACCTCTGGCCAGGCCAAGCAAGCCTTCGTCAGTATACCGGGCAAAGTTTTCAAGCCATTTCCGCCATTTGGATATCAGCTCCTGAGCGATAGGCTGGGCAGGGCCACCCGGTATATTCTCAGCCAGTTCTTCAAATATAGACTGCCCCTGTGCCTGAAGCTCTGCCATTTTGGTTTTACCCATTTTTACCACCATCTCTTCGGAACGCTGCACTGTCTCTTCGCCATAACGGCGGCGGGCTTCACGGCGGTAATAATCAATCTTCTCCTGGGGCAGACCCTGATAATATTCGTTTATTTCCATTTCTATTTTCCCTTCCAGACTGGATATAGTTTTCTGAATTGTATTTTGCAAATCTAAGAGCTGTTTTTCCCTGTCCTTTAGCAGGCGGTTCTGGCGGCGCAGGTTTTC
This sequence is a window from Dehalococcoides mccartyi 195. Protein-coding genes within it:
- a CDS encoding MerR family transcriptional regulator encodes the protein MLYDRVMEKLLTVGELAKMAGVSIRTLRFYDVHGLLKPRSYTAAGYRQYGRDEALRLQQILFYRELGFSLEEVKKLVDDPAVSLLENLRRQNRLLKDREKQLLDLQNTIQKTISSLEGKIEMEINEYYQGLPQEKIDYYRREARRRYGEETVQRSEEMVVKMGKTKMAELQAQGQSIFEELAENIPGGPAQPIAQELISKWRKWLENFARYTDEGLLGLARGYRDDPEFRAFFDKIHPGLAAFIADAVEVYFKKSV